The following coding sequences are from one Lipingzhangella halophila window:
- a CDS encoding helix-turn-helix transcriptional regulator, with the protein MPEKTSARLLRLLSLLQAKPDWTSAELAERMAVTPRTIRRDVDRLRGLGYPIESTPGAAGGYRLGPGGRMPPLLLDDEEAVAVAVGLGTAAQGSVTGIGEASVRALAKLDQVLPPHLRRRLETLQGATVMVHDGDEPTVDHETLVTMAAACRSRERLRFDYVRHDGSGTRRLAEPHRLVSLWGRWYLVAWDVDREDWRSFRADRVTPRLPTGPRFAPRADPEGDVAAFLYRRLGARPWATQCRVLVHAPAERIAEHGMGVVEPVDDTSCLLRLGGESIPMVAVWIGALDTDFEVLDPPELREHVAVLAERYRRAAGRRDGS; encoded by the coding sequence ATGCCGGAGAAGACCTCGGCGCGCCTGCTGCGGCTGCTGTCCCTGCTGCAGGCCAAGCCCGACTGGACGAGCGCGGAACTCGCCGAGCGTATGGCGGTGACCCCGCGCACGATCCGCCGCGACGTCGACCGGCTGCGCGGGCTCGGCTACCCCATCGAGTCCACGCCGGGTGCGGCCGGCGGCTACCGGCTGGGGCCGGGTGGGCGGATGCCTCCGCTGCTGCTGGACGACGAGGAGGCCGTCGCGGTCGCGGTCGGCCTGGGTACCGCGGCGCAGGGCTCGGTCACCGGAATCGGGGAAGCGTCGGTGCGCGCCCTGGCCAAGCTCGACCAGGTGCTGCCCCCGCACCTGCGGCGCCGGCTGGAAACCCTGCAGGGCGCCACGGTGATGGTCCACGACGGGGACGAACCCACCGTCGACCACGAGACACTGGTGACCATGGCGGCGGCCTGCCGTTCGCGGGAGCGGCTGCGGTTCGACTACGTGCGCCACGACGGCAGCGGGACGCGGCGGCTGGCGGAGCCGCACCGCCTGGTGTCGTTGTGGGGGCGCTGGTACCTGGTGGCCTGGGACGTCGACCGCGAGGACTGGCGCAGCTTCCGCGCGGACCGTGTCACGCCCCGCCTTCCCACCGGCCCGCGGTTCGCGCCCCGCGCGGATCCGGAGGGCGATGTCGCGGCCTTCCTGTACCGCCGCCTCGGAGCCCGGCCGTGGGCCACCCAGTGCCGGGTGCTGGTGCACGCCCCCGCCGAGCGGATCGCCGAGCACGGCATGGGGGTGGTGGAGCCGGTGGACGACACCTCGTGCCTGCTGCGCCTCGGCGGGGAGTCCATCCCGATGGTCGCCGTGTGGATCGGCGCGCTCGACACCGACTTCGAGGTGCTGGATCCCCCGGAGCTTCGGGAGCACGTTGCCGTCCTGGCGGAACGCTACCGGCGGGCGGCCGGGCGCCGGGACGGTTCCTAG
- a CDS encoding LysE family translocator has product MPGFDQLAAFVVAVAVLIVVPGPSVLFVVSRGVVLGRRAAVSTAVGNEAGLLIQAVAVAVGLGSIVERSVVVFSVIKFAGALYLGCLGVQAWRHRKELSVPKENARSDPRTWKVLREGFIVGISNPKGFLIFAAVLPQFVNPEAGSIPLQMLLLGFVCVAIALITDASWGLLAGTARDWFEKSPRRMSAIGGTSGVVMVGLGIQLAFSNRH; this is encoded by the coding sequence ATGCCGGGATTCGATCAGCTCGCCGCCTTCGTGGTCGCTGTTGCGGTGCTCATCGTGGTCCCCGGCCCAAGCGTCCTGTTTGTCGTCAGCCGCGGTGTCGTACTGGGGCGGCGCGCGGCGGTGTCCACTGCCGTCGGGAATGAGGCGGGCTTGCTGATCCAGGCCGTGGCGGTGGCGGTTGGCCTCGGAAGTATCGTCGAGCGGTCCGTCGTGGTCTTCTCGGTGATCAAGTTCGCGGGCGCCCTGTATCTCGGCTGCCTGGGCGTCCAGGCATGGCGTCACCGCAAGGAACTGTCGGTCCCCAAGGAGAACGCGCGCTCGGACCCGCGAACTTGGAAAGTGCTGCGCGAAGGGTTCATCGTGGGGATCAGCAACCCCAAGGGGTTCCTGATCTTCGCCGCGGTGCTTCCGCAGTTCGTGAACCCTGAGGCGGGAAGCATCCCCCTCCAGATGCTGCTGCTCGGGTTTGTCTGCGTCGCCATCGCCCTGATCACGGATGCGTCCTGGGGCCTGCTCGCGGGGACAGCACGCGACTGGTTTGAGAAGTCTCCCCGCCGGATGTCGGCCATCGGTGGAACATCGGGGGTAGTGATGGTTGGCCTGGGAATCCAACTGGCGTTCAGCAACCGGCACTGA
- a CDS encoding CoA-transferase subunit beta — MTATSEENLNECTPSELLTVISARCLGGRRRVFAGIGLPTLAVALAQATTEPDLEQVYESGVCGAHPPRLPQTIADAPLATGAECILGMHALFGYVLQGGHIDVGFLGGAQIDRWGNLNSTVIGDYTRPTVRLPGSGGAAEVMANAAEVFVVLRRHTPTSLVEELDFCTSPAPLRARRANPNVRTTGRGVSTVITDLGVLTAGDDGELTLSAVHPGVRVADVTAATGWPLRVATEVAVTEPPTPAELGLLRDTIDPTRVYLR; from the coding sequence TTGACGGCCACCAGCGAAGAGAACCTGAACGAATGCACCCCGAGCGAGCTGCTCACCGTCATCAGTGCCCGGTGCCTGGGCGGCAGGCGCCGCGTGTTCGCCGGAATCGGACTTCCGACACTCGCCGTCGCACTGGCGCAGGCCACCACCGAGCCCGACCTTGAGCAGGTCTACGAGTCGGGCGTGTGCGGCGCGCACCCGCCGCGGCTGCCGCAGACGATCGCGGACGCGCCGCTCGCCACCGGCGCCGAGTGCATCCTCGGTATGCACGCGCTGTTCGGCTATGTGCTGCAGGGCGGACACATCGACGTGGGGTTCCTCGGCGGCGCCCAGATCGACCGCTGGGGCAACCTGAACAGCACCGTCATCGGCGACTACACCCGCCCTACTGTCCGCCTTCCGGGCTCCGGTGGGGCCGCCGAGGTGATGGCCAACGCCGCGGAGGTGTTCGTGGTGCTGCGCCGGCACACCCCGACATCCCTCGTCGAGGAGCTGGACTTCTGCACCAGCCCCGCGCCGCTGCGCGCCCGCCGGGCCAACCCGAACGTGCGCACCACCGGCCGCGGCGTCTCCACGGTGATCACCGACCTCGGCGTGCTCACCGCGGGCGACGACGGCGAGCTGACGCTCAGCGCGGTCCACCCGGGTGTCCGGGTGGCCGACGTCACCGCCGCGACCGGCTGGCCGCTGCGGGTCGCCACCGAGGTGGCGGTGACCGAGCCGCCCACACCCGCCGAGCTGGGGCTGCTGCGCGACACCATCGACCCGACGCGGGTGTACCTGCGGTGA
- a CDS encoding acyl-CoA dehydrogenase family protein: MDLTLNDTQRGIRQMAAEFVDAEIVPHIQEWDRAESIDPDLIARLGELGFLGLTIDEEYGGTEVDMLSYALVCEELGRGDSSVRGVVSVSLGLVTKTIAAYGSPEQRQHWLPRLTSGEALGCFALTEPDSGSDAGSLRTRATRDGDDWVLNGEKIFITNGTWASVALVFARTSDDGGKGITAFLVPTDSPGFSATTIHGKLGLRGQATASLSFQDVRVPDSARLGELGKGLAIALSALAKGRISVAAGGVGVAQAALDAAVRYSTERTQFGVPIASKQLVQELLADSAVEVESARLLTWRAADMVDSGASSKEVTAPASMAKLSASETAVRVANNCLQVFGGYGFIDEYPLGKYLRDARVLTLYEGTSQIQKLIIGRSLTGIDAT, from the coding sequence ATGGACCTGACCCTCAACGACACGCAGCGCGGCATCCGCCAGATGGCCGCCGAATTCGTGGACGCCGAGATCGTCCCGCACATCCAGGAGTGGGACCGCGCCGAGTCCATCGACCCGGACCTGATCGCACGTCTTGGTGAGCTGGGCTTCCTCGGCCTGACCATCGACGAGGAATACGGTGGCACCGAGGTCGACATGCTCAGCTACGCGCTGGTCTGCGAGGAGCTCGGACGCGGCGACTCCTCGGTGCGCGGCGTCGTGTCGGTCTCCCTCGGCCTGGTCACCAAGACGATCGCGGCCTACGGCTCCCCGGAGCAGCGGCAGCACTGGCTACCCAGGCTGACGTCGGGCGAGGCGCTCGGCTGCTTCGCGCTGACCGAACCCGACAGCGGGTCCGACGCCGGCTCGCTGCGCACGCGCGCCACGCGCGACGGCGACGACTGGGTGCTCAACGGCGAGAAGATCTTCATCACGAACGGCACGTGGGCGTCGGTGGCGCTGGTGTTCGCCCGCACCTCCGACGACGGCGGCAAGGGGATCACCGCCTTCCTCGTCCCCACGGACTCCCCCGGCTTCTCGGCGACGACCATCCACGGCAAGCTCGGCCTGCGCGGCCAGGCCACCGCGTCGCTGTCGTTCCAGGACGTCCGGGTGCCGGACTCGGCACGCCTGGGCGAACTCGGCAAAGGGCTCGCCATCGCCCTGTCCGCCCTGGCCAAAGGCAGGATTTCGGTCGCGGCCGGCGGAGTCGGGGTGGCGCAGGCGGCGCTGGACGCGGCGGTGCGGTACTCGACGGAGCGCACCCAGTTCGGCGTGCCGATCGCCTCGAAGCAGCTGGTGCAGGAGCTGCTCGCCGACTCGGCCGTCGAGGTGGAATCGGCGCGGCTGCTGACCTGGCGCGCCGCGGACATGGTCGACTCCGGGGCCAGCTCCAAGGAGGTGACCGCGCCGGCCTCGATGGCCAAGCTCTCCGCGAGCGAGACGGCCGTGCGGGTCGCCAACAACTGCCTGCAGGTGTTCGGCGGCTACGGATTCATCGACGAGTACCCGCTCGGCAAGTACCTGCGCGACGCCCGGGTGCTCACCCTCTACGAGGGCACCAGCCAGATCCAGAAACTCATCATCGGCCGCTCCCTGACCGGGATCGACGCCACCTGA
- a CDS encoding epoxide hydrolase family protein, which yields MNDNTTIHPYRIDIPQADLDDLHDRLARTRWPDGLPDVGWSYGVPPDYLRDLAEYWRTGFDWRAVEDRLNAFDQFTTQIDGQNIHFVHVRSPEPDAVPLVLTHGWPSTFALFAEMIGPLTDPRKHGAENAQAFHVVAPSIPGFAFSGPTREPGWSVERTAHAWAELMRRLGYDRYIAHGGDFGSLLSPQLGRIDGDHVLGVHVNGLVSASVVDYTSEDPTAGFTEEEVATLYAAEAAWEERQGYAAVNSSRPQTVAYAFTDSPVGLLAWNIEWFVDYDATRTEQTPIDRDTILTQVAIFWFTATSGSAARIYKDCGDAFYGGANSGVPTAVALFPGDAPIRTLADRSNTIVRWQRYDRGGHFAAVQAPDLLTDDIRAFAAELA from the coding sequence ATGAACGACAACACGACTATTCACCCGTACCGGATCGATATCCCGCAGGCCGACCTGGACGACCTGCATGACCGGCTCGCCCGCACCCGCTGGCCCGACGGCCTGCCCGATGTCGGATGGAGCTACGGGGTACCACCGGACTATCTCCGGGACCTGGCCGAATACTGGCGCACCGGCTTCGACTGGCGGGCCGTCGAGGACCGGCTGAACGCCTTCGACCAGTTCACCACCCAGATCGACGGGCAGAACATCCACTTCGTCCACGTGCGCTCGCCCGAGCCGGACGCGGTACCGCTGGTGCTCACACACGGCTGGCCCAGCACGTTCGCGCTGTTCGCCGAGATGATCGGCCCATTGACCGACCCCCGCAAACACGGCGCCGAGAACGCCCAGGCGTTCCATGTGGTGGCGCCCTCCATCCCCGGTTTCGCGTTCTCCGGGCCCACCCGCGAGCCCGGCTGGAGCGTCGAGCGCACGGCCCACGCCTGGGCGGAACTGATGCGGCGCCTGGGCTACGACCGCTATATCGCGCACGGTGGCGACTTCGGATCGCTGCTCTCGCCGCAGCTGGGCCGGATCGATGGTGACCACGTCCTGGGGGTGCACGTCAACGGCCTGGTCAGCGCTTCGGTCGTGGACTACACCAGCGAGGACCCCACGGCCGGGTTCACCGAGGAGGAAGTGGCCACGTTGTACGCGGCCGAGGCGGCTTGGGAGGAGCGACAAGGGTACGCGGCGGTGAACTCCTCCCGGCCGCAGACCGTGGCCTACGCGTTCACCGACTCCCCGGTGGGCCTGCTCGCCTGGAACATCGAGTGGTTCGTGGACTACGACGCCACGCGCACCGAGCAGACCCCGATCGACCGCGACACCATCCTCACCCAGGTCGCGATCTTCTGGTTCACCGCGACCTCGGGGTCGGCGGCGCGGATCTACAAGGACTGCGGTGACGCCTTCTACGGAGGGGCGAACTCCGGGGTGCCCACGGCCGTTGCCCTGTTCCCCGGCGATGCCCCGATCCGCACGCTCGCCGACCGCTCCAACACCATCGTGCGCTGGCAGCGCTACGACCGCGGCGGGCACTTCGCGGCCGTCCAGGCCCCGGACCTACTCACCGACGACATCCGCGCGTTCGCCGCGGAGCTGGCGTAG